One Lepus europaeus isolate LE1 chromosome 17, mLepTim1.pri, whole genome shotgun sequence genomic window, TTTAACTCTAATACACAGTAACTTTTTTTTGGAGAGTCTAATTATATGACAGTACTGTAGCGATAGCGATCCAATACAGTAAGAATTGCTAGCATTAAACTGAGCTCTCATGTGTCAGGGAGATTTTTATGGctttatatgaattatatcttTAATACACCAATCATTTCAAGTTGATGCCATTAATAAGCTCTATTTCAGAGATGAAACCTAAGGATTACAAAATGAAGTAATTTGTTTAAGTGACTACCATGACTCCAGATCCTTTTTTCAACTGCTACAGTGTCTGTTTTTATCACCAGCCCCACCACCCATCTTTCCACATCCTTCTGGGCCTATTAATTCCACCTCTACAGTTCAAGTTGAACCATGGGTTCTGTGGATATCCAGTCCTTTTTACCTTACTATTGGGCTTCCACATGTGGATCAAAACCTAACTCCTGGTCTTTACCCTTCCCTTTCagctttctctctccaccccccaccctaCAATGTTCCCACTGGAATAAAAATGTGCACCATCTGCTTACTCATAATCGTATCACTGAAAAAGGTTAGTGGGTGAGAAGGTAGAGGTTTAAATCTATTGCTTATACCCTTGGATACctcttgtgtcttctatttcaaaagttacttttatttgaaaagcacgaGACAGAAAtctgccctctgctggttcactacccaaatgcccgtaacacctgagctaggccagaccaaagccagagcccagaactcatttcaagtctcccacatgggaagcagggacccaaggactaaagccatcacctgctgcctccgaggatGTACATTACTAGGATGCTGGAGTCCAaagaaagcaaagccaggactcgaaccaggtacTGCAGTATGAGATGAGGGCATCtgaagtgtcttaaccactgtgccaaaggtcCAACCCTACTTACAGAGTTTTCTACTCTGGAAGAATAAATTTCATGCTGTCTCCTAAAATAACATCCTTTATCACTGTAGTTTTTATTATCCAGTATccacttccaaataaaatataaactaaatcATTAATTTTGGTCTGTAAATTCATGATTTCTGGACACTTTAGCAATCCCTACTTTCTTGATGAACAAGGGACTCTGACCTAGGCTACTTTTTGTCTGCAAATAAGATCTCAAGGAAGAATTCTGTTTAGAGGTTCTTTCCCCTGCAGGTCCACAACATTCAAGTCCAAGAGATGACAAGGACCCAACTTTTTcataacaaaattaataaatgttactCTTCACATTCTGAAAGGTTCTCTAGAGGTTCTgcttttgttgattatttttgtttttatgaagaTGGTTGCCTAACGGAGAATGAAGGTATTGTTTTTGCTGGCCTGGGTTTTCCCACCCCATTATGTGTTCTGTTTAAATGAGTCTGCTTCCTATTTCCCTTTCTTCTTGGATATTCTTCATTAGATGTGTATATAAAACAgctttttaggccagcgccgtggctcactaggttaatccaccgcctgcagctctggcacctgcatgggagaccaggaggaagcatctggctcctggcttcggatcagctcagtgcgccagccgtagcgtccatttgggggtgaaccaacagaaggaagacctttctgctgtctgtctttctcactaactctgcctgtcccaaaaaaaaaaaaaaaacagctttttataaaaagatttagttaacttatttgaaaggcagttacagagagggatagggAGGTGCAGCGACagtgagatcttccttccactgcctcaccccccaaatgacaacagccagggcagggccagactggagccaggagcttcatccgggtctcccatgtgggtgcaaggacctacTTTGTGCTTCTCTTCCTCAGTGATTTCACAGTGCAGCCACTTGCTCATGTTAAAACATCTGTCTTGTGATAGGAAGCTGTCATTTTTGCCAAATCCCCAGATATTCTGcaagattttctcttttcatatttGAAGAATtcctttcaaaaattgttttttccAAGATGgtctaaactttcctcttacaaGGGGAAAAAAGATACACTGTTTTTCAGTGTATCAACTCATTAAGTCCCAATTTTTCAGTTCTGTGAATATTTCAGCAACATATTTATTCCAAAGTTACcatatattatacatttattgCTCAATTTAGGTCTTTCTAGGTATCCTATATATAGGCCATTGGGTCATGAGTTGGTATATTCAGAGAAAAGGtaatcttggccggcaccgtggcttaacaggctaatcttccgccttgcggcgccagcacacctggttctagtcccggttggggcgccggattctatcccggttgcccctcttccaggtcagctctctgctatggcccgggaaggcagtggaggatggcccaagtccttgggccctgcactcacaggggagaccaggagaagcacctggctcctggcttcagatcagcacgatgcgccggccacagcggccattggagagtgaaccagcggcaaaaaggaagacctttctctctgtctctctctcactatccactctgcctgtcagaaaaagaaaaaaggtaatcTTTTACCAATTCCAAAAGTAGTTGTTGAGgcaagtattgtggcacagcaggtgaagctgccagtTGGTACTCCCGCATCTCATAGCTGAGTGCAATCCCCTGGCATTAACGCTTCGGCTCTAgctctgctgatgctcctgggaagcagctgcagCTGACTcaggcacttgagtccctgctactcctgtggaagaccaggatggagttcctggttcctggcctcagcctggctcaaccctagcaatttgcggccacttggagagcaaaccagcagatggaggagaggATATCTTTGTCTTTGTCAcgttgcctttcaataaaatctttcttaaaatgagttatttataaatattgtcaTTTTCCTTAAAATGAGTATTTGCTTAATTTATAGTATCTTACCACAAGTGCCATATTGAAAAGTACATTGCCCTAGAATTACAAAGTATGTTCTAGTGATCACTAGTCCCGTAAAAGCACTTTTTAAAGGATTCTTggatcaaataaatttttaagaaacaataTATAATCAgttctcggggctggtgctgtggctcactaggttaatcctctgcctgcagcaccagcatcacatatgggcgccgggttctagtcccagttgctcctcttccagtccagctctctgctgtggcccaggaaggcagtggaggatggtccaggtgcttggacccctacacccacatgggataccaggaggaagcacctggctcctggtttcggatcggcacagcacgccggccgtagcagccatttggagggtgaaccaatggaaggaagacttttctctctgttgctgcctctcactaactctgcctgtcaaatttaaatatatatatatatatatatatatatatatatatataaaatcagtcCTCTTTGGAGATTCATCAAGTAGTTTAGCATAGTAAAGTTTCTAAAAAGTGCTACTGTTAAAAAGAAAGTTCAACTTCTCAGGGTTTCTCAGATGTAATAACTGATCTCTTGTCAAATAGTCCAttgagagagggatagagagtgagtcttccatctgctggttcactccccagatggctgaagcagtggagctgcgccaacccaaagccaggagccaggagctccttctgggtcccccacatgggtgcaggggccaaggacatggaccatcttctactgctttcccagcccacagcaaagagctggtttagaagtggagcagctgtgactcaaaccggtgcctatatgggatgctagcactgcaggcactttacctactttgccacagtgccagccccagtatataTTTCAAAGTTCAAAAGGACACATTAGCAACCTAGTCCAGTCTAAACCCATAATTTAATTTGGTTATCAAACTAAATtctagatatttttaattttctgcataTGTGTTATTGATTTTAAAGTAGTAATCTTTCCTAGACATGTCTTTCAACTCTCACTTGTAAAGTATTTCATGATAAAGATTTGGTTTTCTTCCAAGTTCTTCTGCATTAATTTTAGACTTCCAGCTTAAATAGCTACAAGGTTGCATACATTATCATGATTTTGAAATgcactattaaaaatattatttccagaAAAAATTACAGACTTAAACTATGGAAGAAAAGGAAGCAGCTGGTTAACTTCCAATTACCCAGACTAAAGGTTTCAAGAAATAATGAGTTGACACAGCTACATTCTATGACCATTATAAGTTTGGGTCCTATCATAAAAATAACTTTACTTCTGCAGTTTAatgttttctcttaaaatatgCCTTGACAGTCTGCATCATTTTTTTACTATGGCATAGTATTCTATTCTATAGATGTTCCAtaatttaaccttttttttttttcctttggacaggcagagtggacagtgagagagacagagagaaaggtcttcctttttctgttgattcaccccccaatggccactgcaccgtgctgatccgaagccaggagccaggtgcttctcctggtctcccatggggtgcagggcccaaggacttgggccatcctccactgcacttccagaccacagcagaaagctggactggaagaggagcaactgggacagaatccagtgccccgaccaggactagaaccccatgtgccggtgctgcaggcggaggattagcctattgagccgcagcaccagccctgtttAACCTTTTACCTATTGGCAAACAGTTTCCTTTATTGTGAATATTTTGCTATTAAATGCAATGCTTGAATCACATTCTTATTCTTATACCTTTATATGTTCATTATTTCTTTGAGGGCTGCCTACTGGAAGAATGAGTCAAAAAATATGCATATTTGGTTTTAGTAGATAATGCAGATATCCCCTTAGTAAAGTTATACTAACAGTGCCTGTTTTGCTACTGAAATTGAAGGCCCCCCCCACCAGCATTCCTCAGTCCTCATAAACCATTTTTTTCTATCACACTTACTTGTAGCATTCTGTTCTTCCCTTATCTAGGCTGTAAACTCCAGAACAGCAGAAgtgtaggtttttgttttgttcactgataAGCAGTGCCTAACACCTGTTTACTTAATTGAATGGCCATGGTCATTTTATGTACATGTTAAGTCTCAGCTGTAGCTACTACGTTTCTCCTTTGGCTCATCTGTGCCTGGTTTTAAATACGCCTCACCTGACCAATGGGAAAGTAGTCCAAGGAGCAGCCACAACTCCTTCAGAGCACATCATCCTAGACAAAGCACCCATGGTGGGCTATCACCTGGGAGAAGTAAGTACATGCTCCTTCCTAGTTTGGACTCCCAGGGCAGCTTATCAAGAAAATGTTACCGAGCCAGTGCTGGCCATCCAGCTACCATGCTTTGCTTATTTTAGCCCctcccttcctgtttctctcctgCCAGTGCCTTAAGGGGCCTCAGAACAAGAACCATCCTTAGTAAAGCAGACACTGCCTAGGCAAGTGACAGCACTCATCTTCCACACACCAGTTCTTTAGCCCCACACCTTTTACACTAACAATGGCAGCTTAGTCACAGAACTTGGGTTTGGTAGAGCACCAAGTTTCATTGTTTTCCTCAGGCCAGATACTGGCTGTGAACTGgtgaaactagaaaaagaacagtGATTCAGATCCAAGTAGCTGGGGTCCCGTACTCTGATATCAAAGTTAGTATTTGCTCACCcccatttttgcatttttgtgatACAAGTAAGAGTTTACTTACTTATCAACACCTATAATATCTATTCTCCCTTTTAGGTCAGATCTGCAGCAAATAAGGGCCTAATGTTTTCATTCTGATACTGCTTTTTATAGCTATATTCAAGGCTAGTCGAAGCATCTACATTATCATCAGCCTTCAACATAACCTAGGGGGAAAAGAATAACAACTAGGTACCACTGGCAAGCCTGAGTAAGTAGGAGGAAAAAACTGGTAGAAGCTCTACATTTTCAGGAAATTACATGTTGTATTTACCTTACATTCCATTTAATGATGAGTTGCTATATGCTTGGTCCATTCCCAACTTCATCTTCTATCCCTGATCGTTTGATAAGGTTCTGGGAAAGCTTCCTCAGGAACTTAAAAGACATTCCAGAGTAAGAATGTGAACAAGAGAAGGGAAAAGGTTTGGTAGATGGACAGTAGCGAGCTTTTATTAGGAATGTCAGAGAAGTAGTGGAGCAAGAATAACAGAAGCAGCTTCACTCCATTATAATTAACTTGCAGTGTGTAGAAAAGGCAGGCACTGAGCCAGCTTCTCCACTTTATAAATAGTCAATCTTTCTTCTGTGGTGATGTTGTGAAAGATGCATGGCAAGACTGCATCAGTATGGTGAAATGTAAACATGTGGGACTCTCTGGAGAAGCAGCAAGTCTACAACTTTGTCCAGAACACCTTAAACATAAGCAGTTAGTAATATGGGGTAAAGCATTTCAAGCAGGTATCACTGGCTAAATGGCATATATGCCAGGATATTCCTAACAAAATACTCATGAAAAGTATATGTCAGTCCTTTGGCTTAATAGTATCTCTGTATTAGAAAATTACTAAGCTGAAAGCATAGGTCATCATTTTGGTTTTTCAAGAGCCAGTTTAACCTATCATGGTCCTTGCTTACAAACTGCAGCGGTGTAGTCAGTAACTTCCTTAAGATGTTTTTACTATGCAAAGGGGATTGAAAGAACTGTTAACTATTGAGAAGTCAGAATGTTGAGAAATGTTTGCCTacctcctcttcctcactgcCTCACTCCACTCTCAAATGGTGGTCATGGGGAGATACTATCAGTGAACCATGGTGGCTACATGTAAACACCTGTTCCACAGCTAGTACTTATTATCACCTTTGTCTAAAATCCTGTAGTACCAGTTTTTCACTGGGAGGGGAAAAATTTAGAACACCCAGCCTTCCAGGTAACACTAGTACTGATTGATCAAAGTTGACAAGCTTTGGCTGCTTATGTAAAAACTATCTCAACCTTTTTCCAACGAAAAGAACCACAGGAAATTAATGGGAAGAGTATGCAGAGATAAGATAATCCATTTTCTGTACAAATTgtgattttacattttaaactatAATGGAAATGATCTCAGACAGTTATGTTTTGGGGAATTATtcctgaataatttttttttaattttaggaaaaAACTGTATCCAACAATTCAAAAATGGCAGAAGTGAAGTCAATGTTCCGCGAAGTTCTTCCAAAACAAGGTATCTACATCACAAATACTTAGGACTATCATAGGGACCTAGAAAGTAACAGCAGAGTAAAACATCTGCAGCTATTCTGTTCTTTTATGTCGCATTTACTGTCCACTGTTACTAgatgaagtcttcaaaaagttcataaaaatgttttgtaaaaaaatgcatgtattttctttattgcaGCAATATAAACCTTGTCATTCACTTTTTCACAGACTTTTAGAAGTATCCTCATACAATTTTAACAAGCAGGCTATTAGAGGAGGAAGTAAATGAAGCAGTTCTTATGCCTGCAAATCCTGTTAAACCCAAGATTGCAGATTATATgaaatgtttaatgaaataattcaatTCAGAAATATCTGAAACTgaggaaaaagaaaccaaaattaaGCATTACAAAAAGCTAGAAGTTTACATTAAGGGTTTCATAACTGGAATAGTTATGTTAAATTAATGTACTTTGCTGTATTTTTATGtactatgtatatatttttctaaatgttattttaaattaaacagcTGACACAAAATGTTGTGTATCTTATGGTAGTTTAGTCTTCAGTAGAATTCAAAATTTGTCTTCCTCAAGACCACGGTAGTGTTAAGAAATGTGGCCTATGGGGTGACTTTGATCTTTCTGCTCCCACAGCAGAACTCAGTCTAAAAGATTTTCACTGAAAATGGTTTGCCTTTGGACTGTAATTCTAGTGCAAGTCCATATCACCAAACAACTGGGTTATCCTTCACAAATTAATTCTTGTTTCTTGTCAAACTTAGGGCAGTTGTCTGTGGAAGATGTAACCACAATGGTGCTGTGTAAACCAAAACTTTTGCCCTTAAAATCTCTGACTCTGGAAAAACTGGAGAAAATGCAGCAAGCAGCACAGGATACAGTTCGCCAACAAGAAATGGCAGAGAAACAACGGCAAATAACACACTAATAACCTACCACTTTAGGGAACTAGGAACCACCCTAGCTTACCTACTATTTAATAGTAACTAGAAAATAATCTGGATCTGTAAACTGAAAAGTATTTGTTAATAAAACTGATATTCATAGAAATACCTGTATTGGTATTGGTATTTCTAAATAAAGACCTATATTGGTGAATTTAAACACTGGTTTGTATTGAAGTTAATGCTGAAGCAAATTTtatagtgttgtttttttttttttacttaaaccatgtttttaaaattgcaaatCATAATTCACCATTGCTGTTGGCCATCAGTTTTATAAGGCAGCATTCTTAGCACAAGTGATTAAATGAAACCTTCTTTATACAGAGGATCATATCAGGCTTTCACATTACCCACATTACAGTAAATTTTACTTGAGAGTAATTTGAGGTTTTTTAACCAATTTTGTGTCTCTATCATGTTTATACCATTTTGCTGACCAGTAATGGACAGTAATGACTAATGATGATAAAACTATTTCTTAAACAAATTTGACTTTTAAGAAGCCCTTACCTATTCTGTAATCAACTTAAGCTCTTAATTGTACTAATTTTAAGGACTTAAGAATTACATGACTACTTTTATGTCTCAGGTATCaaacacaattaaaaatatgaatttggtTATCGTAATTATCTATACAAGCCTAAAATAATGTGGTTTTTGAAAGCCCATGATAGAAACATGAACATTAAATTTGGAATTTTAATTCTAGTAAGACTGTACTAGAATAGGAATAGGTATATTCCTAAGAATACCTCTGTAAACTATTAATGTAATTCTTGGTTGGTTTGTTGGAGTTGATAGGCAGTTAAAATTAGCACATACCTTTAGATCTTGCCAAATACTTACGCTTTGCAGAAGAAGTCAGAAATGTGTTAATTCTTTAGAACTAAAGTATTACTGATGGTAGGTAGTACTTTCTCAAGACACTGAATAACGTAAGCTCTGAATCTCTGAGCACTAATCATTCTGGTCATATAATTTAAGAATGATCAAAGAAAGCTAGTATGTATCTTACAGGAACTTTTCATTAAGTTTTAGATCAGATCAGTAAACAAGAGAGTTAAGCATGTATGTATTTTCCTCAGTGTAGTCTTAAAAGATTTACTATTGTACTTTCAATTTAAAAGTTTGCAAAGcgttattttttataaaagtttgCCAGGAGCACAGCTTAAATTCACCAAATTCAAACGTGCTTCCTTACATGATTTAAGATTTGTTGTGTGAAATTAAAAAGTTGTTTAAAAGACCTAAAATAAATgtactctcaaaaaaaaaataatcaacacagcttcacatgttttattttgttgtacaTTCTTCTAGAACCGGCTTCATTTTTCCAGTTTTGTAGAAAAATAGATGTTCCAGCCACCATTTACTTAACTGTCTAGTCTTTAAGACCAATCAGTATGTTCCCTGGAAAGATGAATAAGTCTCATgactactcattttttaaaaattctttaagacaaagaaataacttttttttttttactcccaaAGCACAGTATTTCAACAGCAGCAGCCAACATGGGGTTTTAGCAGCTTAACTTTAGCCCCCTAAATAAAGCTTTCTATAAACCAGTGATTTTACTACAAAAAAACACTGTCCTTGAATGAAAGGAGTGGCAGTCAGACATCAATGCAAAACTTGGAATGATTAGATCATAAACATGGCACTTACAAAAGGTAGCTTATTGGAATATTCCACTTGAGAAGTGGTTACTTTTCTGTCCCTCCTttaccccctcaaaaaaaaaaaagaaagaaagaaaaagaaaagaacacttcctttaaaaaaaaaattccccttaAACATAAGTTtataaaatttcagaaatgaCTTGTACTCAAAacaagtgctttaaaaaaaaaaaaaaaaacacctgtgcTAACTCTTACAattcagatatatattttttaacatctAAGACTGTAAGAGTTCTTATATTCAGTAGCTCTCTGGTTTAAGACGACCTCCATCTCCTTCACTTACAAAACGCTTTCTGCCCCTGTaatgaaaagaacaaatacatgaaaataaatacacatccCAATTGTATTCGATGGAAAAAACAAATAGAACTTGGTTCTTTtaggggagagggtgtggggaaCATGTTAAATTTGGAGGactttcattgtctttttttaaaaattagtatgcTTCTAATGCCTCTGAAAAACTTTATATCTTACAAAACATCCAGTGAATACTAAACTGGAGTAGTTTTTGTGTCAATAAAAGTTTGATTATATTAAAGTTCTTTGTCTAAATGGAGCCatgttttttcaaaaacattttatttagaaattcagCATTTGTTTCTAtcacattattatttaaaaactaagCAGTGAGccaaataaaaacaatcaaatgatTAAGAGTTATGCAAACTAGCTATGGAAACCAAAGTATCCATGCTTAATAATTTTTCTACGAAATTTTCTCAACTGTAGAAAAGTCATAACTtgaatgtagaaaaaaaaaaaaccaagaaattcTAGCCTATGCTTCATTTTGGGATTCCTGCCCCTTCAAATTCAAGAAGCCCTGCTCTATAATATAGCAATTCTAGGTACATGTAGTAGCAAAACCCAGAATGAACAGTTGGCCAGCAGCCTAAGGCCTGAGCAGGATTAGCCCTTACTTTCTGACCCCAGGCTAACATGTAGGGGCAGGCAGACCACACGCAAATGTGCTCTTCACCCAAATAAGCAAAAGGATAGAGGACAAAAGTAAAAGTTGTCTGGAATACACTCAAGGTTTAGTTATCTCAAATAACCCTTGAGAGTAAAGTCATAATAGAAATATTCAGACTTCCAAACAAAGGCTGAAAAACTTCTTAAAAGCCAGTGTCAAGGTATCCCTTTTCGTATGTATTATGGCTAAGTGAAAACCAGCTATATTTTCTTGAACATAAATGCTTCAGATGATGGGAGACCAAGGGACAGCATTAAGCCGTCTACAGCAAGAAGTCTTGCCAAAGTTGAGCATTTTTATAGATAAATACCACTTGGCATATCTGCACATAAATAGTGTCATTACCAAGCAGTTTCCGTATTTCCAAACATCACTAAAGCCATTAAAACTCGATCCTCcaacattttgttttccttctcttttaatgGCTTCTAAACTTTCTAGAGCAAAGGACActactagaaaatatttttccacaatttaattttcacaatgcaCTTCAATAAAAATACTCAAAGTCTAGAAATTTTACCAgataaaaaatttatggaaacttAAAAGCAAGAAGTTGAGCTATTACTAAACATTTATACCTATTTACAGTATAAGCTTTGTTACTGGCTTTAACACAACAAAATTTAACTCTTTAATACTGAGTTACATCCAGGTTAACACAAATATAGTACCTCTAAAGAAAAACATCACATCCAGATCCAATCAGCCTCAATTCTCCAAATTGTTAAGTAAATGAAGCACAGGAAAGAACCTAGATTTTGAAGCCAAAAAATGTCTGAATTCATACTTGACCGGTAGCATGCACTGTTCCTCAGACCTTAGAAAAGATGCATGACACTTTGTTCATCTTATGGGTTGTAACACCTACTCTGAAGTAACATTGAAACTACTTAGCACAAAGCCCAGAACACAGAACTGCAACACAAGGTTAGCTTTCTTCTAATGAACAGGGTCTTTGTGAGATACTGGGAAAAAAATTTCACTCTGGTTTCTCCATAAATTCAAAACAGAAGTTCTTACTCCTCAGCAACTTCAGGGAAGATATTAATTTTCTTACAGAGCTGAAGACAGAAAACTGTCCTAGCTTAGTCTTCCAAATCACctcatcaatattttatattgagGAAGTGGTATTTAAATTAAGTACcttgaaggacagagatctctgAGTTGTTTGGATATTATGCCAGCCTGAAAACATTCTTCTACAAATCGTTCCAGCACAGAGTATGAATGTGGGACATCCAGATTAATGTCAGGAATTTCATTGTAGATTCTCTCATAACCCTAAAGCAAATTATATACAGAACTGTTAGCCCACATAAATGCAATCAACCCCTCATGTCAATCTGTTTTGAAGGCCAAATGTTCACACAGTTAAACTGAAGTCATATTTGAACCCTGAAATAACATTTCAAAGTTCATTTGCTAGAGAATGTTtcctttgaaacattttattttttaagatttatttatttgaaaggcagcaagacagaaaaagagaccttccatctactgtttcactccttaaatgtccacaaaagTCAAAGCTGAGTgacaggggaagagacagagagatatcttccatctgctggttctctcatCAAATAGCcacaagctaggagccaggaattccatcctggtctcccatgagggtagcaggggtccaggcacttgggcaatcttctgctgcctttctaagtgcattagcaggaagctggattggaagcagagcagccaggatttgaactggtgttcTTACAGGGACAgaatgccggcatcataggcagtagattaacccactgcaccacgatggCAGCCCCTAAAATAGTTTTCTTAAAAGAGCTACagactggccagcgctgtggcttaacaggctagtcttccaccttgcggcaccagcacaccgggttctagtcccggttggggcgccggattctatcccagttgcccctcttccaggccagctctctgctatggcccgggaaggcagtggaggatggcccaagtccgtgggccctgcacctgcatgggagaccaggagaagcacctggctcctgccttcggatcagcaagatgcgccggccacagcagccattggagggtgaaccaacggcaaaaaggaagacctttctctctctctctctctcactagccactctgtcaaaaaaaaaaaaaaagagctacagaCACTGGGCAAACTCCTTCCCCATCTACTTCTCCACATATACttactgcctttttaaaaatacagtgcaAAATAAGAACCTGGCAAACATTTCAACAGTGTGTACAATTTTAAATAGGAAACTAGACATAAAGGTATAATTTGTTAAaggtttctgtttctttctagatataaaacagaaatgaaaacatcttAGAAAATTAGATCATTAAGACAGAACacatgatcatttttaaaaaataagcaaaaaacccACTGAGGTGTTACTTTCAAGAAATGGTTGTAAGATGTTCAAACTTCAAACACTACCattaaaacaacaaaacccaaaggcaggcatttggcctacagAACACGGCTTGgcatgtctgcatcccatatcgtagTACCTGGGGTCAAGTCacagctccactactgatcctagcttcctgctaatgtgcatccctgggaggcagcaaatacaGGTCAATTAGTTGGTtgcctgccatccacgtggaaaacctggtttgtgttcctggctcccagcttcagtttggcctagctctggctgccataggggaatgaacca contains:
- the BBIP1 gene encoding BBSome-interacting protein 1, translated to MAEVKSMFREVLPKQGQLSVEDVTTMVLCKPKLLPLKSLTLEKLEKMQQAAQDTVRQQEMAEKQRQITH